A window of Pan paniscus chromosome X, NHGRI_mPanPan1-v2.0_pri, whole genome shotgun sequence genomic DNA:
TAAATACATGCCTTAGTTTGagggacacagagaaaaaaaactcattttcaaaacatattttatgaaGGTAAGAAAGATTAATGCAATTGTCTAGTAGgaagcacaaaataaaaaattttaaattcttgaaGGCCTCCAGTTTGTAATACCTACAACTGCCTTATTTGTGTAGCATCACTGGGGAAAGTTGTTCTATATCACTGAATTTTCCAATTAATGGAAACTCgccagaagcaaaaacaaaacaatttaatgCAAACCATTAAAAGTATTTATTACGCAACTCCCAGTTATAAAGAATGCCAAAGCAAACTAGAATCTTTCACTGATCACTCAGCATCATCCTTAAGATACAAAGTCCTAGTAATGCCCTCAGGGGGCTTTAAGAATCATAAAATGACCTAGGCTTCCTGATTTCTTGAGTTTCCTAtctgttttttgttgctttttcctcCCTGTTAGGTTACCAGTTATTGTTTCTTACTGCTCTCAGTATGCCTTTTCTTTCGCAGCAGCCAGCCTCTCCCTTTCTAACTTGAAAGTTCCAATCTACTAACACTTGAAGCACAAGGTTATTGGAACTAGATATAAAGAACAACTAGGCTCGAATGAATGCCTGATACTCTCTTCAAAAGATTTCCTAATTCACAGTCTAgcttacaatgaaatattaattaCTATTAAACTATACTGCAGGTGTTTACCTGTATCTCGTGAATAGTATATTACTTTTGTGTTATCCCTAACGTATGTGCAAAATATACCAACCTTTAACTTGATGGATTATTGTTATGATTTCCTGAGCAAATTCTCCTGTAGGTTTGTTTTCAGTATTCTGAGTTGAGTCAAGATGTTCAAACACTGGATGAAAGTTCTCACTTTTCCTGCCAACAGCAACCAAATCATGTGACATCTGTCTCTCTGTGGAATAGCTAGAAGCAACCCTAgaataatttgcaaatgtttAACTAAATTTGAAACTATTTTGTGGAGAAaagaatttatcaaaaattaagaTAGCTACAAAACTAGAAAGATGTATATCTTTTCTTATAATTAAGGCACTAAATTCCATGCCATAAAACATGTACAATAACAAGTAGGAGAAAATAACTACAGATACATGGCTCTGAGTTCTTTCAAATCAGAGGTCATTAAATATTTGCCACTTTAATAATAAAATCCTTCAAATTCTAAGTGAAacaatttttacttgaaaaatacAAGGTATTAAAGACACTTACTATGCAAAAAGTAATCGATTAGATTATTTTCTACTTCCAAATGGCCAAAACATTGTTAGTCcagcaaaattattttatcttgaaATACTACCACACTTTAAAAGCTGATATCAAACATAAGAACCTCTCTAACTTAATAAAAATCCTTATATCTTTGTATCAATAATAAGAAGCTTAGAatagtattttgaaataaaattctgttaaGAGATTAACTTAATTACAAAGTCTCACTAAATTCTCAGGAAATAGTCTTAGTTGTTAGGCAAAGTTATGATTGTTAACACCAGTTACAGTGTTCACCCTCAATGTACCCTTAAAGAAATACTACCATTTATTATATAACCCCAGCTATCTTACCACTTTAATGCCTTCTGAATCTTATAACTTTTGTTAAGAGCTCTCCTGACCTCTAAGTACTTTTACAAACTAATGGTTATGATACAGAGCTAACAATTATTGAGGGCTTACCACATGCCCTCATGTGGGGGGCTTAGAGCTTACcaacatgatctcatttcatctttacaATAACCCTATGGGGAAAGGTGCCACCACCCTGAGACAATGGATGTCTTGGTTGCTTTGTTTCACATCCCAGAGATTGAGCATTCAAATGAACATGTCTTCCAAGTGTCGTAATGGAAAACTATACCTTATTCCAAGAATGCTGCACTTGCTTAAAACTACTCAGAAATGCTTTGTCTGCAGGCACCTCATGCATCAATGAaaaaattttctcattattttatatttatatctcatTTTGGACCCAAAATGGCACTAATCAGCTTGTACCTATCTCATTCCTCTGTACTTAACTCTAAATTGCTTTTGGCTCTTCTCAAAAATCAAGTTCACTGTCTAAAGAATTGACATTTGCAACTGCTGGGGTTCTTAATGGCTACATTACAGGCTCAGAAGATAAATCTGAAAGAGAGCCCTGAAGTATGTTTTAAATAACAGGACACCACTGGAATAAATAGCTCATGATAAAGCAGAAAGCAAACAGACAGATGTGTCTGGGGGTATGAGTGCACGCATGCACATATGTACTTACTTATTTAAGTCATGTAACAGCCATATATCCAAACTGCTGCAGGGTTATGAGGGGCTTAcagatattctttaaaaattttagctcCTCTAATAAAATGGTTTTGAGTGTCTATTTATAACTTATCAGAGGAAAGGCTTCCATCTAACTTTCCGTGCTCCCTGCTCTCAGACCAGCATTGCCAGGGACAACTCCCTGCCAAGGcagaaacacagaaaagtaaTCATGCAGCAGGTTGACCGCACTGCTGTGGTTTCGTTGATTCATTAGAAGGACTTTCATTAGAAAGAAGGCccatttcccttctttcctcctaaTTTGCTCCAAGCTTCCCACTGTGTATGTGATAACTAGCTAAGAGACATTTGCTGGCAAATGTTAGAACACCCCGTAACGACCTCCACTAACAAAGAATTACAAATGCTCTCTGTTTAAGGGGGTCTAAAGTTACAAAATTCCTGTGccataccaaaagaaaaaatagcctttaaaaacattttataggaGGAAAATAGTATATTTAAATAGAACTATACAAATGGTCCATCCACAAGAGGAAATCAGTTGATAAGGTTTTTTCTGGCAGCCTCAGTTTATCCCAAGAGGAAATAAGCTGATAAAGATGTTCAGTTTTCCAATGGGTAATTATTAACATTTACTTATAATTTCTTACAAATTACTGCTGAAACTCTTGTCCCCACTCCATGCTCAATCCTCAATCCATAGGAGTTACATACTTTGAagctattatatatttaattcctAAAATCTTAGTGTTTAAACTTGTTATCCATTAAAATTTATCCTAGAGTTCCTCTACTACAAgatctttaataaaaaatttaaattatcattttctagaaaatatacATTAACATAGTATAACCTCCaaattttagtcttttaaaaacaattatgatACTTTTGGTACAAGAAAAACCCTCTTTAGACTTGAGAATGCAAAATgttctaaatatttatatttgtaaatgtaATCATCTTTTGGttcacattttactttttactatTTCCTGTGGCATGGATTGATTAACAAGTTAATAATTTCAGGAAATACCCCCAAAGCAAGTAGTTAAGCTAAAAAGATCAGATGTTCTCATTTGAGATGCATtttagacaatttaaaaaattaaaatacagccaAAAACCTCTATTCTAATACTATTTCTGGTATCAGTTTCATTAAATCTTCCAAGATCCTTTGTTCCCTCGACTGCACTTTCCccgtttatttttctgtttaaggATATTTCCACTGATGTTCTCCCTGAGCGTTGTGGGTAATAaccaagaaaatgtaaaaagctaCATTAAACCTTAATTTCCTGTTGCACACACTTAGGACTCATCAAAGAAATGAACTGCATGGCAAAACggcaacaaaaaacccaacaacaatcAAAACCAACAGATTCCCCTGCCCTCTGGAAGCTTCTATCAAAATCCGTACGACACATATAaagttttcctttctgtcttcttccaaCTAATAACTAACATTTCATACAGCATCCTACAGTTCATATAAAGCACTTTCCCAATTACAGTCACATGCAGCATAACGGCGTTTCCATTAATGACCACTTAAACGATGGTGGTACTGTATTTCTagtgtaccttttctatgtttagatatgtttagatacacgaATAGTTACTgatgtgttacaattgcctacagtattcagtacagtaacatgctgtgcaggtttgtagcctagaagcaataggctctaccatatagcctaggtgtgcagtaggttacatcatctaggtttgtgtaaatacactctatgatCTTCAGACAGTGGCAAAACTGCCTAACaagacatttctcagaacgtatccccACCATTgcgcaatgcatgactgtatataatTTGCTCCTGTCTTCCCAAGAACCAATTTAGAAATTGTGGAGTTGATGGAAAAAGTTCAGGGAGATTGCTCCTCCCCTAATTCCTCACTTTTTGCACAAAAGTCCTCTAGTGGGCCTCACCAGCCCCAACATGCATTCAGTCTACTTCATAGACAGCAATCCTCTGGCGCCAGAACTGGGCTGCCAGCCCTCTCCTATCAGCTGATAATGTCAAATCAGGCTGGCAGTCGCAGCATTCTTACCTTTCAGTCTCCTTTCCCTCTATTCCTTTTCACTGACTGCTCAAAACCACACAGGTCAAAGTTCATGTGTATGTTTTTCTGCCATTGTTAACctgtaaatataaaatttcttttgCCTCCATGTGTCTGAATACACCAGCCTTTGAAGCCTAGCTCACATGTCAACTACATGATGCCTCTCTTCAATCTCCCAGCTTGGTACCACCCATCTTCTGCTGAGTCACACATGCACTCCCATAAACCAAAGGAGGAGGAACCTAATCGTATGCAGCTCTACAGTCCCAGGGCACCCTAACAGACTGTCTCACACAGGGTAGGCCCTCAAAAAATAcccactgaatgaataaataatgaatcAAAAATGACTTGGTCAATTTGAAATGAGTGTTTCAGCTAGAGAGATGATAAGgtcaagtgcggtggctcacgcctgtaatcccagctactcaagaggatgaacactttcagaggccgaggcaggaggattgcttgagctcaggagttcaagaccagcctgggtaacacagcaagacctcatctcgactaaaaataaaaaaaaaaaaaatagccaggcatggtggcgtgtgcctatagtcccagctactcgagaggctaaggtgggaggatcgctagagcccaggacgtcaaggctgcagtgagccgtgatcacaccactgcatccagcttgggtgacagagcaagactctgccaagagagagagaaaagacttcaacattttatttttattttctttttgagacagggtctggctctgtcacccaggctgcagggcagtggcgtgatctcggctcactgcaacctctgcctcctgaagccaacctcccacttcagcctcctgattagtcGGGACTAtaagtgtgcaccactacacctggctaatttttgtattttttgtagagatggagtttcactatgtttcccaggctagtctcaaactcctgagctcaagggatctgcctgcctcggcctcccaaagtgctgggattacaggcgtgggccaccatgcccagccagacttCAACATTTTAATTGAggccaatttaattttttttaactttcttggcttttatttttattttttgcttaactTAGACCAATTTgaatttaatattttagtataaaattTCTAATATATACTAAAGTTCAGAGATGAACATGATGAGCCTCCATGTGTCTGTCAACTCAGCTTCAATGGTCACCAACACATGGCCAATCCAAGCAGACTCAAAGAGCCAGGAGGAACTGCAGGTTAATTTGGTCCCAAAAGGTTACAGCCAAGTGACCTGCCCAATGTCACAAAGCTGATCAGTGGTCCATAGGAAGACAAAAACATATGCACTCTAACTGCCAACAGAATCCCTACACAAGGCCCCCTAAGAGACACCAAGAGAAGCTAGGGTCAAAAATAGGAATGAAAGGGAACCTTCTCtcaattaatttttgattttaaaatgcatatgagAAATTAAAGTAGGGAAGAACTTTAGTTTTCTATGCTATATAACAGCAAGGTGGCAGGTTTGGGTATAAAAAATATCCCCACCTGCATCTTATTTTGCCTCCAGCGGAACAGTGTCCATCATAGGTACACTTATGTGACTAGGTTCCCTTCCTTCAATCTCAGTTATGGCTTTTCACATTGTTCCCTGCCTGCGTGATACCCATTTCCTCAGAGTGTCAGGGTCCCAATGTCCTCTGGGGCCCATCCCCCACCTCATCCCCTTTCAAACTAGGAAAAGAGCTGATAGGGGTAGAGACACCCCTCTATGTCTCTTCAGTGGGAAATAAAGGATTAGACACAAATGTGGCCAATATACTCAGTCCACCATCAACTCTGATAGCCATGAATGCTGATGGACAACCTTCCCCATGTCCCAGGTGTCTCGTATCAGCTTCCCAGGAGATCAAAGGAGCCTCTGATCCATCAGCAGCAGCTTATTCTGCTCCAGATATTAGTaccacctcctccctcctcctcttccttcctggcCTAGCCAAGGGTCAAGCCCTCACTCACTCAAGCCCAACATTAAACTAACACCTGCATTTGTCTGCCCCAAAACATCCAGatgcatatataccacagttcATGTTTTGCATATGTAACAACCTTAGTAGAAATTTTCATACTGTGATTCCCTAACTTACATTCTGAAACATATAATTATGACTCAGATGTAATTTCTGATAATGAAGTTTCTGACAGAGTGGATCATTAGAATACAGTCTTTCCTAACAGAAGCATTAACTGTGCAGTGAACATTCAAGCAAGTGTTTACCTACTGCTGTTCTAGATACAAACTAGAATCTAAAAAAATCACAGTGATAACCTTATGTTTTCAACCATACTGATAATTGGAAGAACAAATATCAATTCTCAACCAAAGCTAAGTAAATAAATGCACAAAATTAGCCATCTTAGCGTTTCCAAAAAAAAGCAGATAAACTCTCTAGATGTTAACCAATAAATAAACTTCTCTCTGCACTCTATgattattttactcttttctagaaaaaaaaatctaatttattttaatagttgaAAACATAATTCTACTGAGGGCATTATCTTTGTTTTATGGATCAGTCCACATATAATTAAATCCAAACCACAAAATTCATCCACAACCCATTCACCAGGAAATAAAGATTTTGTTGACTATGACGCTTTATCATACTGCAAAGATGCATATATTTgctcagttatttatttttcaggtCTTTGAACAGAGAGGATTTGCAGTGGAGGCTATTACACAAGCCATCCTGCAGGCCCTGGGCATGTATTCAAATGGCCCTGGTATGCCACCAGATCCCATTGACAGATTATGAGATTTCACAAAATCATAGTTTATAAATTCAAAAGATGCAGCAGTCTCCATTTTAAGCCCATTTTTGTGACACATGATAAAGATCAAGCTTCCATTTCTCatatcaaattataaaattaactgTTCAGTATCTCTAATGAggtctattaaaataaaactcttcAAAACTGGTATTTCTAGCATTCTTTAAAAGTGTTAcaattttttaattctcttttaacTATAACACACTTCATTATTAAATATGGGGGtatcattacttttatttttttagtttttatttttgagacagggtctcgctttgtcacccaggctggagtgcagtggcacaaacctggctcactgcagtcttgatctcccaggctcaagcaatcctcccaccccagcctcccaagtagctgggactataggcacatgtcaacacacccagctaatttttgtattttttgtagagatggggtttcatcatgttgcctaggctggtctccaactgttgagctcaagcaattagcctgccccagcctcccacaaatgctgggattacaggcatgagccattgcacctggccacatcattacttttattaaaaagttaaagattTTTATGCATTTGATTGTATATAATtttacctcaaaagaaaaaagaggaactgtaaacaaaaatgtataaggTATCTAAATGGGAGTGTACTGACATCTGCAACTTACTttgaaaaatatccaaaaaataaGGTGgaacaacagatgaatagatgtGTAATTATGAAAGTAAACTGTTAATTGTAGACTTTAGGTGGTGAGTATATAGGCGTTCACTGtagaattctttcagcttttctgtatgcttgaacattttcaaaatagaatGTTGGATAGAAAAAAAGCttaaggctgggtatggtggctcatgcctgtaatcctagtgctctgggaggccaaggagggaggatcacatgaggtcatgagtttgagaccagcctgggcaacatagcaagatttctatctctacaaaataatttttattagctgggtgtggtggtgcaggcctgtagtcccagctactcaggaggctgatgcaggagaatcacttgagcccaggagttcaaggctgcagtgagccataatcgtgccactgcactccagcctgggtgacagagcgtgaccctgtctcagaaagaaaaaaagaaagaaagaaaagtatgtatgttatatgttatatatgtatatcttataGCCATCAGAATGTAATCCAATAATCCaagctccctttttttttttttttttgagacagagtctcactctattgcccaggctggggtgcagtggcatgatgatggctcactgcagcctcaaactcctgagctcaagcgatcctcccacctcagcctcccaaagtgctgggattacaggcatgagctactgtgcccagcccttaagGTAACATTCTTAAACTTGGTACTTACAGAAGCTTTTGTGCTTTTAAGATGAAGAACTAGTAGGAGATATAatagcacaaaattatttaagacATATGTAAAAAGATGCAAAATTATTAATATGATACCACAGCAGtcatgtgtaaatatacatagaaaaataactagactaaaatgcaaataaaattgtTGTAGAGTAGTAGAACTATGGGTGATTCCCCCCCTTTATTTCTTGAACTTTATGTAATATAATCATAAATGCTTTCTGAGCACATATATAaatgcacatatgtatatttaaaaatattttctacaagtGCAATGAATGTAAAAGAACTATGAGGTGGGGTGTTGCCATGTCTAAATTTAAGAAAAGGAacagggccaggtacagtggctcaggctGATAATGCCActgctctgggaggccgaggcgagaggatcatttgagtccaggagtttgagaccagcctgggcaacagagcaagattctgtctctacaaaaaaagaaaaaaattagctgggcatggtggcatgcacctatagtcctagatactcaggaggccaacacaggagaggcaggaggatcatctgagcccaagagtttgaggttacagtgagctgtcatcatgccactgcactccagcctgggcagcagagcaagaccttgtctcaaaagaaaagaaaaaggaacaaaaaatattttgttttacaaaaaaggACTTGTGGGTTTACCTCCCTCCCCATTCTAccatttggattttgttttctctcatttttggTTCAAATACAAATGAGTCAAGCATGAATATAAACATACCAAATCAACATGGCCCACCCCTTTTTCATTCACATACTGGTAGTGTATTAAGGTCATGAACAGTTTTAGCTGTTTAGTTTTAGGCCAACTGTAGTGCTTTATTATTCTCAGAATCCATACATGGAAGTAATATTCGTTAAGGAACAAAGCACGTGAGTCTGCTTTTAAGAGAATATAACCTACAACAACAacagtctatttttttaaagaatcattaAGGGCTAAAGTAAATGTCTTATAAATAGGTATCTTCCCAGATTATGGTATAATTTCCTCTACCTGGGAGAATCTAGTTGGTTGAGCCCCAGTCATTATGAGACGGCAGCAAAAACCACATTAAGTCACCTGCCTCGTTGAGTCATAAGGGAACACGTGGATTTGAGCCCGAGCCACTCTGACTTAGACAAGTCACTTCATCTCTCAGGGTCGCGCTTTCCTCCTGTATAAAACTAGGGCCTGCTAAGGTCCCTTTCAGCTCAAAAATTCTCTGAATTTCAGGCAACAGAGAGCACAGGCTCTGAGAAACTGAGCAAGGACTAGGTTTTCTTGAACTCTACCCAGCTAATCCTTGGATAAGGAAAACCTGGCAGCACAAAAACACGTGAATTCATGAAGAGGAACAACTCCACAGAATGCCCCGCATCCAAGAAGCATCTGGAGATAGGATGTGGAAACAAGGAGACATGAAATCGCTCCCATGTAACTAATCACAGGAAACAGCCTCACTACAgggcttttttttggggggggaaaaTTCTTGGCAATCCCTCCCACTTGATGGACTCTAAACACACTATTAATTCCATTTTTGAAGCTGCAAATAAAGATTGTAGAAACATTAttaaatatcataaagaaaaaacaaagataataccTGAATGTATCTACTGTTTTCTTCACATCTACTTTAACTGTAAGTGATTTCTTCCTAAGATTGATAGGCGAGGGTTTCACATCAGGAAGTTTTTGACTTTTATCAAGTTGGTTACTGGAAGAATTGCTCTCTTTTCTACAAtccccttctttctttattttttccttccatttgtcATTACTAGATCGCAAATcaacatcatttttatttgaataagtACAGGCAATGCTGTCTTTCTTAGATGGTTTAAAAGGTTCTTTGACTTGTCCATCTtgagtctctctccctcttccagtATTAAAACAATCTAACTCTCTATTTAGAGGGCCTTTTTGAAAACtatattttctatcttcttccttaCAGTACTTCTGAGTTCTCCCATCAGAAAAGTCCTGGTCCCCATCCAAGAGCTTAGGACGTTTGTGACGATAGTCATAGGATACTTTGGTTGCTGAACTGGTCTCTGGGTGTTCCCTCTCAGCATGTCGATAAGTTTGGGGCCCAAGGTTCCACTGGTCTGTGTCCTCTTGGTAAGGTGGGAGGGAATGCTCAGGCTTCCACTTTGGGTTCCTGGCAGGCTCTCTGCTTTCATACCTCTCCACGTCTTTAGGTCTTTTTGATGTGTGTCCATATTTTCTGAAATCACGATCCTCAGGATACCTGTGTTGACATAAAGCAGTTTACACTTGCAatagagagaagaaagggagaattTATATGTGTAGAATGTTGGGCAGCATGGCTTTAAATGCAGAATGCAGTGGCAAGTTAATCTATAACCCTTTAAGCCAATTCTATAGGCACAAGGCAGTTAAAGAGGAAAATACCATCTTTTAAAAGTATTCTAGCCATCAACATGATTTACTCTAAAAAGAAATACTTCACTACTACCAGTACCCCATAATTAAATTACaatgctttttgtctttttagacaAAAGCTTTTCAAGGTGGTTATCTTCAACCATAAAGTAAACAGATCTTTTCACTTGAGGCTTTATACCAAATTACCCAGGTTTAATGTTTTCCTATACCTCTTCTGAAATGAGCTCCTTGTCTCAAAGTCTTCAGAGCCTCTTCTAGTTGACTGGgagtatttttcttcttgtatcCTCTGGTGCCTCAACTCATCTTCATGCCACTTTCCTTCAAATCTAAAAGAATCTGCTATTGACCTCTGAGGTGGTTTCCCTCCTTTTCCACTTCCTCTAACTCTGTGGTCATCAGGACTATGCCCTCCTTGCACTTTCTGGGGATAAGAATTCCTTTCATGCTCTTTGTAGGGTATACCCTCTGAGTATTTGGGCATATACTGAGCTCTCCTGTTACTGTCCCCTCTTCCAGGCGAATATCCTCGGTGAGGcttatacatataaacattttctaaagAGTTTCTTATGTTAGGGGAAGGTGATCTATGTTCATAAGACTGGTAATATATATTTCCACGAGAGGGAATCCTTGGTTTACTCTGTCCATGTTTCTCACTGTCCATTCTCCAAGCGACGGGTCTTTTTGGATCCTTCCTATATTCACAGCCATAATGCCCGTGTGAATGTCTTTGCTTGTAGTGTTCAGCATTTCTAGGTACTGGTGATAAAGACCTATGtaaacaaacacagaaaagtgTAAACCATTTAATCAACTAAGTGTGTCTCAATATGACCTACCAAAAACAGTTGCTTTTCCTAGGATCCCTCGGCTTCTTCCACTCAAACTAAATTTATCAATTTGCTACATCTGCATTCTAAATTGTACATCTGGGGGTCTGATTATGGTACTGCCCAACCAACAAGCATACTCTTTCCATCTGAACTAAGGTATTCCATGTGCTTATCCAAATGAGCTGAGCACACCTGTCCCATTGGAGGAGGGCCAGCTTAGGTGCACAGCAGGATCCATTTTGGAAGACTGCTGACAGCAAAGTTCTGGCAAAAGAAGATGCAGTGACTTCAAAGGGCCAGTCAACAAAAGCTTACATCCAGTTCAAAGGCCAGGTAAGAAACAAGCAGGAAGGCAAGACTCACACAAATCAATGTGTAGGAGGGTCTCCAGCAAACTGAACATTACCTCTGACAATAAATTAGAGTCTAAGATTTAATGATGCTACAATTCAAACTCAGACCCAAGCCAGGCCCAGAGTTTCTCCAGCTGATTGTCTACTTTCTCTACTAAGGCTGTATCAAGGAACAAAACATATGTAATTAACCGGGGGAAAAGGGGGAACAAGAGGCTCTTAAGACTTGAATCTCATGCTTAGTTCCTCCAGAAATACCTCTAACATAGGTAAGTTGCTTTTCTTTCCCAGATCTGTTCCTTTGCATATCTATGGAAAGATGTGCTGTTCGAACAGAGCTTGTAACTTCGGTGAAGTTATACTTTAAAGCAGCTATAATGCTCTCCAGGGACAGCACATCCTTTATGGAAC
This region includes:
- the BCLAF3 gene encoding BCLAF1 and THRAP3 family member 3 isoform X8 produces the protein MARSRSRSPRWKHRSLSPVPRNAEHYKQRHSHGHYGCEYRKDPKRPVAWRMDSEKHGQSKPRIPSRGNIYYQSYEHRSPSPNIRNSLENVYMYKPHRGYSPGRGDSNRRAQYMPKYSEGIPYKEHERNSYPQKVQGGHSPDDHRVRGSGKGGKPPQRSIADSFRFEGKWHEDELRHQRIQEEKYSQSTRRGSEDFETRSSFQKRYPEDRDFRKYGHTSKRPKDVERYESREPARNPKWKPEHSLPPYQEDTDQWNLGPQTYRHAEREHPETSSATKVSYDYRHKRPKLLDGDQDFSDGRTQKYCKEEDRKYSFQKGPLNRELDCFNTGRGRETQDGQVKEPFKPSKKDSIACTYSNKNDVDLRSSNDKWKEKIKKEGDCRKESNSSSNQLDKSQKLPDVKPSPINLRKKSLTVKVDVKKTVDTFRVASSYSTERQMSHDLVAVGRKSENFHPVFEHLDSTQNTENKPTGEFAQEIITIIHQVKANYFPSPGITLHERFSTMQDIHKADVNEIPLNSDPEIHRRIDMSLAELQSKQAVIYESEQTLIKIIDPNDLRHDIERRRKERLQNEDEHIFHIASAAERDDQNSSFSKSNFRGGRCQPTYKSGLVQKSLYIQAKYQRLRFTGPRGFITHKFRERLMRKKKEYTDVATGI
- the BCLAF3 gene encoding BCLAF1 and THRAP3 family member 3 isoform X3, giving the protein MARSRSRSPRWKHRSLSPVPRNAEHYKQRHSHGHYGCEYRKDPKRPVAWRMDSEKHGQSKPRIPSRGNIYYQSYEHRSPSPNIRNSLENVYMYKPHRGYSPGRGDSNRRAQYMPKYSEGIPYKEHERNSYPQKVQGGHSPDDHRVRGSGKGGKPPQRSIADSFRFEGKWHEDELRHQRIQEEKYSQSTRRGSEDFETRSSFQKRYPEDRDFRKYGHTSKRPKDVERYESREPARNPKWKPEHSLPPYQEDTDQWNLGPQTYRHAEREHPETSSATKVSYDYRHKRPKLLDGDQDFSDGRTQKYCKEEDRKYSFQKGPLNRELDCFNTGRGRETQDGQVKEPFKPSKKDSIACTYSNKNDVDLRSSNDKWKEKIKKEGDCRKESNSSSNQLDKSQKLPDVKPSPINLRKKSLTVKVDVKKTVDTFRKSENFHPVFEHLDSTQNTENKPTGEFAQEIITIIHQVKANYFPSPGITLHERFSTMQDIHKADVNEIPLNSDPEIHRRIDMSLAELQSKQAVIYESEQTLIKIIDPNDLRHDIERRRKERLQNEDEHIFHIASAAERDDQNSSFSKVKNVHTDGFQKPTHFIKSNFRKCIEKPYVNYTTQRKDIITHKPFEVEGNHRNTRVRPFKSNFRGGRCQPTYKSGLVQKSLYIQAKYQRLRFTGPRGFITHKFRERLMRKKKEYTDVATGI
- the BCLAF3 gene encoding BCLAF1 and THRAP3 family member 3 isoform X7 encodes the protein MARSRSRSPRWKHRSLSPVPRNAEHYKQRHSHGHYGCEYRKDPKRPVAWRMDSEKHGQSKPRIPSRGNIYYQSYEHRSPSPNIRNSLENVYMYKPHRGYSPGRGDSNRRAQYMPKYSEGIPYKEHERNSYPQKVQGGHSPDDHRVRGSGKGGKPPQRSIADSFRFEGKWHEDELRHQRIQEEKYSQSTRRGSEDFETRSSFQKRYPEDRDFRKYGHTSKRPKDVERYESREPARNPKWKPEHSLPPYQEDTDQWNLGPQTYRHAEREHPETSSATKVSYDYRHKRPKLLDGDQDFSDGRTQKYCKEEDRKYSFQKGPLNRELDCFNTGRGRETQDGQVKEPFKPSKKDSIACTYSNKNDVDLRSSNDKWKEKIKKEGDCRKESNSSSNQLDKSQKLPDVKPSPINLRKKSLTVKVDVKKTVDTFRKSENFHPVFEHLDSTQNTENKPTGEFAQEIITIIHQVKANYFPSPGITLHERFSTMQDIHKADVNEIPLNSDPEIHRRIDMSLAELQSKQAVIYESEQTLIKIIDPNDLRHDIERRRKERLQNEDEHIFHIASAAERDDQNSSFSKNYTTQRKDIITHKPFEVEGNHRNTRVRPFKSNFRGGRCQPTYKSGLVQKSLYIQAKYQRLRFTGPRGFITHKFRERLMRKKKEYTDVATGI
- the BCLAF3 gene encoding BCLAF1 and THRAP3 family member 3 isoform X6 yields the protein MARSRSRSPRWKHRSLSPVPRNAEHYKQRHSHGHYGCEYRKDPKRPVAWRMDSEKHGQSKPRIPSRGNIYYQSYEHRSPSPNIRNSLENVYMYKPHRGYSPGRGDSNRRAQYMPKYSEGIPYKEHERNSYPQKVQGGHSPDDHRVRGSGKGGKPPQRSIADSFRFEGKWHEDELRHQRIQEEKYSQSTRRGSEDFETRSSFQKRYPEDRDFRKYGHTSKRPKDVERYESREPARNPKWKPEHSLPPYQEDTDQWNLGPQTYRHAEREHPETSSATKVSYDYRHKRPKLLDGDQDFSDGRTQKYCKEEDRKYSFQKGPLNRELDCFNTGRGRETQDGQVKEPFKPSKKDSIACTYSNKNDVDLRSSNDKWKEKIKKEGDCRKESNSSSNQLDKSQKLPDVKPSPINLRKKSLTVKVDVKKTVDTFRVASSYSTERQMSHDLVAVGRKSENFHPVFEHLDSTQNTENKPTGEFAQEIITIIHQVKANYFPSPGITLHERFSTMQDIHKADVNEIPLNSDPEIHRRIDMSLAELQSKQAVIYESEQTLIKIIDPNDLRHDIERRRKERLQNEDEHIFHIASAAERDDQNSSFSKNYTTQRKDIITHKPFEVEGNHRNTRSNFRGGRCQPTYKSGLVQKSLYIQAKYQRLRFTGPRGFITHKFRERLMRKKKEYTDVATGI